A region from the Mycolicibacterium litorale genome encodes:
- a CDS encoding GGDEF domain-containing protein, producing the protein MRSLAGAEGPVLGRQRVRLLRIYLGATTFLYLYGVVFTFFPVRTDLVYANPTGGVVAIVLGVAALGYLAVRPQRLWPATVAAMAAAPIVMAFHVTLTAQYVCMIAPMFLAMYLRAFHPPRQAWPLIGVQTAACVAAVAVSPAHHTGVITFLIITVAIVGAAESFGMLMRAMFTEACTDPLTGLLNRAGWEIGTADLLAGRRSGSATVSVVALDIDGLKTLNDTYGHLAGDRHIAGYARQWRRLAPRGTVLARLGGDEFGACIAGTDPDALTGFVRDIRHHTPGVSVGTATAPCRDADIAGLYAQADAAMYRSRGRPVRDAGPR; encoded by the coding sequence CTGCGCTCGCTCGCCGGTGCCGAGGGCCCTGTCCTCGGCAGACAGCGGGTTCGTCTGCTGCGGATCTACCTGGGCGCCACGACCTTCCTCTACCTGTACGGGGTGGTGTTCACGTTCTTCCCGGTGCGCACCGACCTCGTCTATGCGAACCCGACCGGCGGGGTCGTCGCGATCGTCCTCGGGGTGGCGGCGCTGGGCTACCTGGCGGTCCGGCCGCAGCGGCTGTGGCCGGCCACGGTCGCGGCGATGGCGGCCGCCCCGATCGTGATGGCTTTTCACGTGACGCTCACCGCGCAGTACGTCTGCATGATCGCCCCGATGTTCCTGGCGATGTACCTGCGGGCGTTCCATCCGCCGCGTCAGGCGTGGCCGTTGATCGGCGTGCAGACCGCGGCGTGTGTGGCCGCGGTCGCCGTGTCACCGGCCCACCACACGGGTGTCATCACGTTCCTGATCATCACCGTCGCGATCGTCGGGGCCGCCGAGTCGTTCGGGATGCTCATGAGGGCGATGTTCACCGAGGCGTGCACGGACCCGCTGACCGGTCTGCTCAACCGCGCCGGGTGGGAGATCGGGACGGCGGACCTGCTGGCGGGCCGCCGATCCGGGTCGGCGACGGTGTCCGTCGTCGCCCTCGACATCGACGGGCTGAAGACCCTCAACGACACCTATGGCCACCTCGCCGGGGACCGTCACATCGCCGGGTACGCCCGGCAGTGGCGGCGCCTGGCGCCACGCGGCACGGTCCTGGCGCGGCTGGGTGGTGACGAGTTCGGCGCCTGCATCGCCGGTACGGACCCGGACGCGCTCACGGGCTTCGTCCGCGACATCAGGCACCACACACCGGGGGTGAGCGTCGGTACCGCGACCGCGCCCTGCCGTGACGCCGACATCGCCGGGCTCTACGCCCAGGCCGACGCCGCGATGTACCGCAGCCGGGGACGGCCGGTGCGCGACGCCGGGCCCCGGTAG
- the hisC gene encoding histidinol-phosphate transaminase — protein sequence MTARLRPELADIPAYTPGKTVPGAIKIASNETVHGPLPSVRAAIEKATDQINRYPDNGYLDLREHLAKHLDEHLGAAGFTPEQISVGCGSVSLCQQLIQITSSVGDEVIFGWRSFEIYPLQVRTAGATPVQVPLRDHVHDLDAMLAAVTDRTRLIFVCNPNNPTSTVVDPDDLKRFVEAVPPHILVVLDEAYVEYIRDDMAPDSFGLVRDHPNVVVLRTFSKAYGLAGLRIGYAVADADIVTALGKVYVPFSATSVSQAAAIASIDAADELLARTDEVVAERTRVTTALREAGFTLPPSQANFVWLPLADRTLDFVEKAAQNRLVVRPYGEDGVRVTVASPHENDAFLDFARDWIGQP from the coding sequence GTGACCGCCCGCCTGCGCCCCGAATTGGCCGACATCCCGGCCTACACACCGGGTAAGACGGTTCCGGGTGCCATCAAGATCGCCAGCAACGAGACCGTGCACGGCCCGCTGCCCAGTGTGCGCGCGGCGATCGAGAAGGCAACCGACCAGATCAACCGCTATCCCGACAACGGCTACCTCGACCTGCGCGAGCACCTGGCCAAGCACCTCGACGAGCACCTCGGGGCGGCCGGCTTCACCCCGGAGCAGATCTCCGTCGGCTGCGGTTCGGTGAGCCTGTGCCAGCAGTTGATCCAGATCACCTCGTCGGTCGGTGACGAGGTGATCTTCGGCTGGCGCAGTTTCGAGATCTATCCCCTCCAGGTCCGCACCGCGGGCGCCACCCCGGTGCAGGTGCCGCTGCGCGACCACGTCCACGACCTCGACGCGATGCTGGCCGCCGTCACCGACCGGACCCGGCTGATCTTCGTCTGCAACCCCAACAACCCGACCAGCACCGTCGTCGACCCCGACGACCTGAAGCGGTTCGTCGAGGCGGTTCCGCCGCACATCCTGGTGGTGCTGGACGAGGCCTACGTCGAGTACATCCGCGACGACATGGCGCCCGACAGTTTCGGGCTCGTCCGCGACCACCCGAATGTCGTGGTGCTGCGGACCTTTTCGAAGGCGTACGGGCTGGCGGGCCTGCGGATCGGCTACGCCGTCGCCGACGCCGACATCGTGACCGCGCTCGGCAAGGTGTACGTGCCGTTCTCTGCGACCAGCGTGTCGCAGGCCGCCGCGATCGCATCGATCGACGCCGCCGACGAACTGCTGGCCCGCACCGACGAGGTGGTCGCCGAACGCACCCGCGTCACCACCGCCCTTCGCGAGGCCGGATTCACGCTGCCGCCGTCACAGGCCAACTTCGTCTGGCTGCCGCTGGCCGACCGCACCCTCGACTTCGTCGAGAAGGCCGCGCAGAACCGGCTCGTGGTGCGGCCCTACGGTGAGGACGGGGTCCGCGTGACCGTCGCCTCCCCGCACGAGAACGACGCCTTCCTCGACTTCGCCCGCGACTGGATTGGACAGCCATGA
- a CDS encoding DUF4334 domain-containing protein, which produces MTSTSTARETFDRLTSRTDTIADAELDEFWATLEPVGIDFMLGEWKGGEFHTGHKANGFMERLNWFGKTFHSATDAKPLVCLDADGNRFSNTEAMKGEASLWMEEFRGEVTASMVYDGAPVHDHFKKVDDNTLLGIMNGKGALDFSSGTGRHLYFYLERV; this is translated from the coding sequence ATGACTTCGACGAGCACCGCCCGCGAGACCTTCGACCGGCTCACCTCGCGCACCGACACCATCGCCGACGCCGAACTCGACGAGTTCTGGGCCACCCTGGAACCGGTCGGCATCGACTTCATGCTCGGCGAATGGAAGGGCGGGGAGTTCCACACCGGCCACAAGGCCAACGGCTTCATGGAACGCCTCAACTGGTTCGGCAAGACGTTCCACTCCGCCACCGACGCCAAACCGCTGGTGTGTCTGGACGCCGACGGCAACAGGTTCTCCAACACCGAGGCGATGAAGGGTGAGGCCAGCCTCTGGATGGAGGAGTTCCGCGGTGAGGTGACCGCGTCGATGGTCTACGACGGCGCGCCCGTGCACGACCACTTCAAGAAGGTCGACGACAACACCCTGCTGGGCATCATGAACGGCAAGGGCGCCCTGGACTTCAGTTCCGGGACCGGCCGCCACCTGTACTTCTACCTCGAGCGGGTCTAG
- a CDS encoding TIGR03086 family metal-binding protein, with product MRSDLPQGPESPPTNELRSAELSLGVLHQVVRGIAEDDMGKQTPCREFDVAGLTDHLMTSITLLGQAAGAELPERDPSDSVERQIILAARPALDAWHRRGLDGTVPAGGTELPATVLVGILSLEFLVHAWDYAAATGREVPAPDSLSEYVLAMTQKFLTPEGRKRAGFDEPVEMPEDAPPLQRLLAFTGRRAEF from the coding sequence ATGCGTAGCGACCTGCCGCAGGGCCCCGAGTCACCGCCGACCAACGAACTGCGCAGTGCCGAACTCAGTCTCGGTGTGCTGCACCAGGTGGTTCGCGGAATCGCCGAGGACGACATGGGCAAGCAGACACCGTGCCGTGAGTTCGACGTGGCCGGTCTCACCGACCACCTGATGACGTCGATCACGCTGCTTGGTCAAGCGGCCGGCGCCGAGCTGCCGGAGCGCGATCCGTCGGACTCCGTGGAGCGCCAGATCATCCTCGCGGCCCGCCCCGCGCTCGACGCCTGGCACCGCCGCGGACTCGACGGCACCGTCCCGGCCGGCGGGACGGAGCTGCCGGCCACGGTGCTCGTCGGGATCCTGTCGCTCGAATTCCTCGTGCACGCTTGGGATTACGCGGCCGCGACGGGGCGTGAGGTGCCTGCACCGGACTCGTTGAGCGAATACGTGCTCGCGATGACGCAGAAGTTCCTGACACCGGAGGGGCGCAAGCGGGCGGGATTCGACGAGCCGGTCGAGATGCCCGAGGACGCCCCGCCGCTGCAGCGGCTGCTGGCGTTCACCGGCCGTCGCGCGGAGTTCTAG
- a CDS encoding crotonase/enoyl-CoA hydratase family protein produces MGDTYESVTVDIDGHVARVTLIGPGKGNAMGPAFWAELPEVFSSLDADPDVRAIVLTGSGRNFSYGLDLAAMGAELPGLDAGAKSRADFHKRLQKMQGAITAVADCRTPTIASVQGWCIGGGVDLISAVDIRYASADAKFSVREVKLAIVADVGSLARLPLILTDGHLRELALTGKDIDAARAEKIGLVNDVFDDAEASLAAAHATAEEIAANPPLTVQGVKDVLDQQRIARVSESLRYVAAWNSAFLPSKDLGEAVTAMFQKRPPNFTGE; encoded by the coding sequence ATGGGCGATACATACGAGTCGGTGACCGTCGACATCGACGGGCACGTCGCGCGCGTCACGTTGATCGGTCCCGGTAAGGGAAACGCGATGGGCCCGGCGTTCTGGGCCGAGCTGCCCGAGGTCTTCTCCTCACTCGACGCCGACCCCGACGTGCGGGCCATCGTGCTCACCGGCTCGGGCCGCAACTTCAGCTACGGCCTCGACCTGGCGGCCATGGGTGCCGAGCTGCCCGGCCTGGACGCCGGCGCCAAATCCCGCGCCGACTTCCACAAGCGGCTGCAGAAGATGCAGGGCGCCATCACCGCCGTCGCCGACTGCCGCACTCCGACGATCGCCTCGGTACAGGGCTGGTGCATCGGCGGCGGGGTGGACCTGATCAGCGCGGTCGACATCCGCTACGCCAGCGCCGACGCGAAATTCTCGGTGCGGGAGGTCAAGCTGGCGATCGTCGCCGACGTGGGCTCGCTGGCCCGGCTGCCGCTGATCCTGACCGACGGGCACCTGCGCGAACTGGCCCTGACCGGCAAGGACATCGACGCCGCCCGCGCCGAGAAGATCGGCCTGGTCAACGACGTGTTCGACGATGCCGAGGCGTCGCTGGCCGCCGCGCACGCCACCGCGGAGGAGATTGCGGCGAACCCGCCGCTGACCGTGCAGGGCGTCAAGGACGTCCTCGATCAGCAGCGCATCGCCCGCGTGTCGGAGAGCCTGCGGTACGTCGCGGCGTGGAACTCGGCGTTCCTGCCGTCGAAGGACCTCGGTGAGGCGGTCACCGCGATGTTCCAGAAGCGACCGCCGAACTTCACCGGCGAATGA
- a CDS encoding MarR family winged helix-turn-helix transcriptional regulator, with translation MEGMIGGRTASDMPGLDIAEQRSWQNFLDAALRLYATLNKSLVEQHHLTLNDVRLLDMLDKSPTGSARMGDLADKLMSLPSRVTRQIRRLEMQGLVRRGASPDDGRGVLATITDDGRTQVRQAMVTYSEGVRIHFLGRLSRPQISAMGENCRRVSAAMRAGAAPARLGRV, from the coding sequence ATGGAGGGGATGATCGGGGGCCGCACGGCGAGCGACATGCCGGGTCTAGACATTGCAGAACAACGGTCCTGGCAAAATTTCCTGGACGCCGCGTTGAGGCTTTACGCCACATTGAACAAGTCGTTGGTCGAACAGCATCACCTGACGCTCAACGACGTCCGCCTGCTGGACATGCTCGACAAGTCGCCGACCGGGTCGGCACGGATGGGCGATCTCGCGGACAAGCTGATGTCGCTGCCCAGTCGGGTGACGCGGCAGATCCGCCGGTTGGAGATGCAGGGCCTGGTGCGGCGGGGCGCCAGCCCGGACGACGGCCGCGGCGTGCTGGCGACGATCACCGACGACGGCCGCACCCAGGTGCGCCAGGCCATGGTCACCTACAGCGAGGGCGTGCGGATTCACTTCCTGGGCCGGCTGTCGCGGCCGCAGATCTCGGCGATGGGGGAGAACTGCCGCCGCGTGAGCGCCGCGATGCGGGCGGGCGCGGCGCCCGCCAGGCTAGGCCGCGTGTAG
- a CDS encoding NAD(P)H-quinone oxidoreductase, with protein MHAIVAESAEKLVWTELPERALQSGEVRIDVVAAGINRADLLQAAGKYPPPQGASDVMGLEVSGIISEVADGVSEWSVGQPVCALLAGGGYAENVTVPAGQVMPVPASVELPHAAALPEVACTVWSNVVMTAGLAAGQTLLVHGGASGIGTHAIQVARALGCRVAVTAGSQNKLDLCRELGADVAVNYRDEDFVERVRAETGGAGADVILDIMGAAYLDRNIDALATGGRLVVIGMQGGVKGELNIGKLLAKRASVTATALRSRPVTGPGGKSDIVAEVVEHVWPMVADGRVRPIIGAEFPVQEAHAAQELLNSGEVSGKVLLRVRD; from the coding sequence ATGCATGCGATCGTCGCGGAGTCCGCGGAGAAGCTGGTGTGGACGGAATTACCCGAACGCGCACTTCAATCGGGTGAGGTCCGTATCGACGTGGTTGCCGCGGGGATCAACCGCGCCGACCTCCTACAGGCGGCGGGCAAGTATCCACCCCCGCAGGGCGCCAGCGACGTCATGGGCCTGGAGGTCTCCGGCATCATCAGCGAGGTCGCCGACGGGGTCTCCGAGTGGTCCGTCGGGCAGCCGGTGTGCGCTTTGCTGGCAGGCGGGGGCTACGCAGAAAACGTGACCGTGCCGGCCGGCCAGGTGATGCCGGTCCCGGCATCGGTGGAACTCCCCCACGCCGCGGCGCTTCCCGAGGTGGCGTGCACCGTGTGGTCCAACGTCGTGATGACCGCCGGACTCGCGGCCGGGCAGACCCTGCTCGTCCACGGCGGCGCCAGCGGTATCGGCACCCACGCCATCCAGGTGGCACGTGCGCTGGGCTGCCGGGTCGCGGTCACCGCGGGGTCGCAGAACAAGCTGGACCTGTGCCGGGAACTGGGCGCCGACGTGGCCGTGAACTACCGCGACGAGGATTTCGTCGAGCGGGTGCGCGCCGAGACCGGCGGCGCCGGGGCCGACGTGATCCTCGACATCATGGGCGCGGCCTACCTCGACCGCAACATCGATGCCCTGGCCACCGGTGGGCGGCTCGTCGTCATCGGCATGCAGGGCGGCGTCAAAGGTGAGCTCAACATCGGCAAGCTGCTCGCCAAACGCGCCAGCGTGACCGCGACCGCGCTGCGCTCACGTCCGGTCACCGGCCCAGGCGGCAAGAGCGACATCGTCGCCGAGGTCGTGGAGCACGTGTGGCCGATGGTGGCCGACGGCCGGGTGCGCCCGATCATCGGTGCGGAGTTCCCCGTACAGGAGGCCCACGCCGCCCAGGAACTGCTGAACTCCGGCGAGGTGTCGGGCAAGGTCCTGCTGCGCGTGCGGGACTGA
- a CDS encoding cysteine desulfurase-like protein gives MAYDVARVRGLHPSLGDGWVHFDAQHGMLLPDAVATTVSTAFRGSMSTTVGPHPSARRSAAVLHAARQAVADLVNGDPRGVVLGADRALLLASLADAASSRVGLGYEVVVTRLDDEANIAPWLRAANRYGAKIKWAEVDIETGELPAWQWEGLITGPTRLVAIASASSTIGTVTDLRAVTKLVHEVGGLVVVDHSAAAPYRLIDLEEIDADVVAVNAVAWGGPPIGALVFRDPSTIDQFGSVSLDPYATGPARLEVGVHQFGMLAGLVASIEYLAGLDENATGTRRERLSLSMQSATSYMSRLFDYLLMSLRSLPLVMVIGQPEVRIPVLSFAVRDVPAEKVVQRLADNGVLAIANANSRVLDVIGVDDIGGAVTVGLAHYTTTAEVDQLVRALASLG, from the coding sequence ATGGCATATGACGTCGCCCGGGTGCGTGGATTGCACCCCTCATTGGGCGACGGCTGGGTGCATTTCGACGCGCAGCACGGGATGCTGCTGCCCGACGCGGTGGCCACGACGGTCTCCACCGCGTTCCGCGGCTCGATGTCGACGACCGTCGGCCCACACCCGTCGGCACGGCGCAGCGCCGCGGTGCTGCACGCCGCCCGCCAGGCCGTCGCCGACCTCGTCAACGGTGACCCGCGGGGTGTGGTCCTCGGCGCCGACCGCGCGTTGCTGCTGGCGTCGCTGGCCGACGCCGCGTCGTCCCGGGTCGGCCTCGGCTACGAAGTCGTCGTCACCCGCCTCGACGACGAGGCGAACATCGCGCCGTGGCTGCGGGCGGCGAACCGCTACGGCGCCAAGATCAAGTGGGCCGAGGTCGACATCGAGACCGGGGAACTGCCCGCGTGGCAGTGGGAGGGCCTGATCACCGGGCCGACGCGCCTGGTGGCGATCGCGTCGGCGTCGTCGACCATCGGCACCGTGACCGACCTGCGGGCGGTGACCAAGCTGGTGCACGAGGTGGGCGGTCTCGTGGTGGTCGACCACTCCGCGGCCGCGCCCTACCGGTTGATCGACCTTGAGGAGATCGACGCCGACGTGGTGGCGGTCAACGCCGTCGCGTGGGGTGGCCCGCCGATCGGTGCGCTGGTCTTCCGGGATCCGTCGACCATCGACCAGTTCGGGTCGGTGTCTCTGGACCCGTACGCGACCGGCCCGGCCCGCCTCGAGGTCGGCGTCCACCAGTTCGGAATGCTCGCCGGGCTGGTCGCCAGCATCGAGTACCTGGCCGGCCTCGACGAGAACGCCACCGGCACCCGGCGGGAACGGCTGTCGCTGTCGATGCAGTCCGCCACCTCGTACATGAGCAGGCTCTTCGACTACCTGCTGATGTCGTTGCGTTCGCTGCCGCTGGTCATGGTGATCGGCCAGCCCGAGGTCCGCATCCCGGTGCTGAGTTTCGCGGTCCGTGACGTCCCGGCCGAGAAGGTCGTGCAGCGGCTCGCCGACAACGGGGTGCTCGCGATCGCGAACGCCAACTCCCGGGTGCTCGACGTCATCGGGGTCGACGACATCGGCGGTGCGGTGACGGTCGGGCTGGCGCACTACACGACCACCGCCGAGGTGGATCAGCTGGTGCGCGCGCTGGCGTCGCTGGGCTGA
- a CDS encoding bacterial proteasome activator family protein produces the protein MTLNNDDDNIEIIGGDARGEQEQDGDGKSLTDLVEQPAKVMRIGTMIKQLLEEVRAAPLDDASRNRLREIHHTSIRELEEGLAPELREELERLTLPFTEDTTPSDAELRIAQAQLVGWLEGLFHGIQTALFAQQMAARAQLEQMRQGALPPGIAVQGQRGGPAHPGTGQYL, from the coding sequence ATGACGCTGAACAACGACGACGACAACATCGAGATCATCGGCGGCGACGCCCGCGGCGAGCAGGAGCAGGACGGCGACGGCAAGTCGCTGACCGATCTGGTCGAACAGCCCGCCAAGGTGATGCGGATCGGCACGATGATCAAACAACTCCTCGAGGAGGTGCGGGCGGCTCCCCTCGACGACGCCAGCCGCAACCGGCTGCGCGAGATCCACCACACGAGCATCCGAGAACTCGAGGAGGGCCTGGCGCCCGAACTGCGTGAGGAGCTGGAACGGCTGACGCTGCCCTTCACCGAGGACACCACCCCGTCCGACGCCGAACTGCGCATCGCCCAGGCGCAGCTCGTCGGTTGGTTGGAAGGCCTGTTCCACGGAATCCAGACCGCGCTGTTCGCCCAGCAGATGGCCGCCAGGGCGCAGCTCGAACAGATGCGGCAGGGCGCACTGCCCCCGGGCATCGCGGTGCAGGGTCAGCGCGGCGGCCCCGCGCACCCCGGCACCGGGCAGTACCTGTAG
- a CDS encoding ABC transporter ATP-binding protein, translated as MAVPRIETRDAWVEFPIFDAKTRSLKKAFLGKAGGAIGRNESNVVVIEALRDITMSLELGDRVGLVGHNGAGKSTLLRLLSGIYEPTRGSATVTGRVAPVFDLGVGMDPEISGFENIIIRGLFLGQTRKQMMAKVDEIAEFTELGEYLSMPLRTYSTGMRVRLAMGVVTSIDPEILLLDEGIGAVDAEFLKKAQSRLQSLVERSGILVFASHSNEFLARLCKTAMWIDHGTIKMAGGIEEVVRAYEGEDAARHVREVLDEHRGDWPADERSREENSAAANESGEPAR; from the coding sequence GTGGCGGTTCCTCGTATCGAGACCCGGGACGCCTGGGTCGAGTTCCCCATCTTCGACGCCAAGACCCGCTCGCTGAAGAAGGCCTTCCTCGGCAAGGCCGGCGGCGCCATCGGACGCAACGAGTCCAATGTCGTGGTCATCGAGGCCCTTCGCGACATCACGATGTCCCTGGAGCTCGGTGACCGGGTGGGCCTGGTCGGGCACAACGGCGCGGGCAAGTCGACGCTGCTGCGCCTGCTGTCGGGCATCTACGAACCCACCCGCGGCTCGGCCACCGTGACCGGGCGGGTCGCGCCGGTGTTCGACCTCGGCGTGGGGATGGATCCGGAGATCTCCGGGTTCGAGAACATCATCATCCGCGGGCTGTTCCTCGGCCAGACCCGAAAGCAGATGATGGCCAAGGTCGACGAGATCGCGGAGTTCACCGAACTCGGCGAGTACCTGTCGATGCCGCTGCGCACGTACTCCACCGGGATGCGGGTGCGGTTGGCGATGGGTGTGGTGACCAGCATCGACCCGGAGATCCTGCTACTCGACGAGGGTATCGGCGCGGTTGACGCGGAGTTCCTCAAGAAGGCGCAGTCGCGTCTGCAGAGCCTGGTCGAGCGGTCGGGGATCCTGGTGTTCGCCAGCCACTCCAACGAGTTCCTGGCCCGGTTGTGCAAGACCGCGATGTGGATCGACCACGGCACCATCAAGATGGCGGGCGGCATCGAGGAGGTCGTGCGGGCCTACGAGGGTGAGGACGCCGCCCGGCATGTGCGGGAGGTGCTCGACGAGCACCGGGGCGACTGGCCGGCCGACGAGCGCTCGCGCGAGGAGAATTCAGCTGCCGCCAACGAATCGGGCGAGCCCGCCCGATGA
- a CDS encoding glycosyltransferase yields MTETIYAVVVTHRRPESLAQSLSALSAQTRRPDGLIVVDNDCDSQVRDLVAAQPIPSTYLGSRRNLGGAGGFALGMLHALAAGADWVWLADDDGRPLDPSVLGTLLDCASRHGLAEVSPMVCDIDDPSRLAFPVRQGLVWRRRVAELGGGELLPGYASLFNGALFRASTIEAVGVPDLRLFVRGDEVEVHRRLVRSGLPFGTCLQATYVHPCGTDEFKPILGGRMHTQYPDDATKRFFTYRNRGYLLAQPGLRALLPQEWVRFGWYFLVSRRDPAGLREWVRLRRLGREEKFGRPGT; encoded by the coding sequence ATGACGGAGACGATCTACGCCGTCGTGGTCACCCACCGGCGGCCTGAGTCGCTGGCGCAGTCGCTGTCCGCGCTGTCCGCCCAGACGCGCCGACCCGACGGGCTGATCGTGGTCGACAACGACTGCGACTCGCAGGTGCGTGACCTGGTCGCCGCGCAACCCATTCCTTCGACCTATCTGGGTTCGCGGCGCAACCTCGGCGGCGCGGGCGGATTCGCCCTCGGCATGCTGCACGCGCTGGCCGCGGGCGCGGACTGGGTATGGCTCGCCGACGACGACGGGCGGCCGCTCGATCCGTCGGTGCTCGGCACCCTGCTGGACTGCGCGTCCCGCCACGGCCTGGCCGAGGTGTCGCCGATGGTGTGCGACATCGACGACCCCTCCCGGCTGGCGTTTCCTGTGCGCCAGGGCCTGGTGTGGCGGCGCCGGGTCGCCGAACTGGGCGGCGGCGAGCTGCTGCCGGGATACGCCTCGCTGTTCAACGGCGCCCTCTTCCGCGCGTCGACGATCGAGGCGGTGGGGGTGCCGGATCTGCGCCTGTTCGTGCGCGGCGACGAGGTCGAGGTACACCGCCGCCTGGTGCGTTCGGGGCTGCCGTTCGGCACCTGTCTGCAGGCGACCTACGTCCACCCGTGCGGCACCGACGAGTTCAAACCGATCCTCGGCGGGCGCATGCACACGCAATATCCCGACGACGCCACCAAACGCTTCTTCACCTACCGCAATCGCGGATACCTCTTGGCGCAGCCCGGTCTGCGCGCACTGCTTCCGCAGGAGTGGGTGCGGTTCGGCTGGTACTTCCTGGTGTCGCGGCGGGATCCCGCCGGGTTGCGGGAGTGGGTCCGGTTACGCCGTCTGGGTCGCGAGGAGAAGTTCGGGAGGCCGGGCACATGA
- a CDS encoding ABC transporter permease, whose protein sequence is MTFVDASAQSKTMARAVRDLREGFGKRELWLHLGWQDIKQRYRRSVLGPFWITIATGATAVAMGLLYSKLFKLELSEHLPYVTMGLIVWNLINASILEGAEVFIANEGLIKQLPTPLSVHVYRLVWRQMILFAHNIIIFVIIAVIYPKPWNWADLAVIPALALIMLNCVWVSLCFGILATRYRDIGPLLNSVVQLLFFMTPIIWNEATLQAQGAGQWAKIVELNPLLHYLDIVRAPLLGADQELRHWLVVIVLTVIGWTLAALAMKQYRARVPYWV, encoded by the coding sequence ATGACGTTCGTTGACGCTTCAGCGCAGTCGAAGACGATGGCGCGCGCCGTCCGCGACCTGCGCGAGGGCTTCGGCAAGCGCGAGCTGTGGCTGCACCTGGGGTGGCAGGACATCAAGCAGCGCTACCGCCGGTCGGTGCTCGGACCGTTCTGGATCACGATCGCCACCGGCGCGACCGCGGTCGCGATGGGGCTGCTCTACTCGAAGTTGTTCAAACTCGAACTGTCCGAACACCTTCCGTACGTGACGATGGGCCTGATCGTCTGGAACCTGATCAACGCGTCGATCCTCGAGGGCGCCGAGGTGTTCATCGCCAACGAGGGGCTGATCAAACAGCTGCCGACGCCGCTGTCGGTCCACGTCTACCGGCTGGTGTGGCGGCAGATGATCCTGTTCGCGCACAACATCATCATCTTCGTGATCATCGCGGTGATCTATCCGAAGCCGTGGAACTGGGCCGACCTGGCGGTGATCCCGGCGCTGGCCCTGATCATGCTGAACTGCGTGTGGGTGTCGCTGTGCTTCGGCATCCTGGCGACCCGGTACCGCGACATCGGGCCGCTGCTCAACAGCGTCGTGCAGCTGCTGTTCTTCATGACGCCGATCATCTGGAACGAGGCGACGCTGCAGGCTCAGGGGGCCGGGCAGTGGGCCAAGATCGTCGAGCTCAACCCGCTGCTGCACTACCTCGACATCGTGCGGGCGCCGCTGCTGGGCGCCGACCAGGAGCTGCGGCACTGGCTGGTCGTGATCGTGCTGACGGTGATCGGGTGGACGCTGGCCGCGCTGGCGATGAAGCAGTACCGGGCGCGGGTGCCGTACTGGGTGTGA
- a CDS encoding zf-TFIIB domain-containing protein has protein sequence MSIPPYQPPTSPTSGGSHAMRCPKCSGTMKTYERNGIHLEQCDSCRGIFLDFGELEALTQMENRFVQAAPAPPPQAGYGSGYGYGPGWGHRGNKYYRKQGFGRLFFSS, from the coding sequence ATGAGCATCCCGCCATATCAACCGCCCACGTCGCCGACATCGGGCGGCAGCCACGCCATGCGGTGCCCCAAGTGCTCGGGGACCATGAAGACCTACGAGCGCAACGGCATCCATCTCGAGCAGTGCGACAGCTGCCGCGGCATCTTCCTCGACTTCGGCGAACTCGAGGCGCTCACGCAGATGGAGAACCGGTTCGTCCAGGCGGCGCCGGCGCCTCCCCCGCAGGCCGGCTACGGGTCGGGATACGGCTACGGTCCGGGCTGGGGTCACCGCGGCAACAAGTACTACCGCAAGCAGGGCTTCGGGCGGCTGTTCTTCTCCAGCTAG